In Streptomyces sp. NBC_00414, a single window of DNA contains:
- a CDS encoding cytochrome P450 — protein sequence MRPVHYEEQQDAWQVVDHQSVAAILADPATYSSDFSSVGPTQEDFEVFRQGNFVGMDPPEHRKLRTLVSQAFTPRVVSGLQPRIESVCARLLDGVADHDRFDLVDTLAYPLPIIVIAELLGIPASDHTLFQEWAATLFGGDELGEMPSMDDLERALNAIAPTVREMNGYVLDHIRRCRANPGNDLTSKLLAAEVDGVRLDDQEIVGFVALLLVAGHITTTALLGSAVVTFDRHPGTLQALRADTDRLPDAIEEVLRWLPPFAELGRRTTRPVVIGEQDIPAGAMVVAHLAAANRDPARFEAPDVFDPSRSPNPHLTFGHGIHFCFGAPLARLEARIALRMLLERFSDLNVPAYDEVTFQNPAVIVGVRHLPIEVKRP from the coding sequence GTGCATTACGAAGAACAGCAGGACGCCTGGCAGGTGGTGGATCACCAGTCGGTGGCCGCGATTCTCGCGGACCCGGCGACGTATTCGTCCGACTTTTCGTCCGTCGGGCCCACCCAGGAGGACTTCGAGGTCTTCCGGCAGGGCAATTTCGTCGGTATGGATCCTCCGGAGCACCGCAAGCTCCGAACTCTCGTGAGCCAGGCATTCACACCCCGTGTGGTGAGCGGATTGCAACCACGCATCGAGAGCGTGTGCGCCCGGCTGCTGGACGGCGTCGCCGACCATGACCGGTTCGATCTGGTCGACACACTCGCCTACCCGCTGCCGATCATCGTCATCGCCGAACTGCTGGGCATACCGGCATCCGACCACACGCTTTTCCAGGAGTGGGCGGCCACCCTCTTCGGCGGTGACGAACTCGGCGAGATGCCCAGCATGGACGACCTCGAACGCGCGCTGAATGCCATCGCCCCGACCGTACGAGAGATGAACGGTTACGTCCTCGACCATATCCGGCGCTGCCGAGCGAATCCGGGGAACGATCTCACCAGCAAACTGCTGGCCGCCGAGGTGGACGGGGTCCGTCTGGACGACCAGGAGATCGTCGGGTTCGTCGCCCTGCTGCTCGTCGCCGGGCACATCACCACCACGGCGCTGCTGGGCAGCGCCGTCGTCACGTTCGACCGGCACCCCGGCACCCTCCAGGCGCTGCGAGCCGACACCGACCGGCTCCCGGACGCCATCGAGGAGGTACTGCGCTGGCTGCCTCCCTTCGCGGAACTCGGCCGACGCACCACGCGACCCGTGGTGATCGGCGAGCAGGACATTCCCGCCGGCGCGATGGTGGTGGCCCATCTGGCCGCCGCCAACCGCGATCCCGCCCGCTTCGAGGCGCCGGACGTCTTCGATCCGTCCCGCAGCCCCAATCCCCACCTGACCTTCGGTCACGGCATCCACTTCTGCTTCGGCGCACCGCTGGCCCGGCTGGAGGCGCGTATCGCGCTACGGATGCTGCTTGAACGTTTCTCCGACCTGAACGTCCCCGCCTACGACGAGGTCACCTTCCAGAACCCGGCCGTCATCGTCGGCGTACGCCATCTGCCGATCGAGGTCAAAAGGCCTTAG
- a CDS encoding serine hydrolase domain-containing protein codes for MQDTLDALARTRRVPGAHLAVDTGTEIVSVHTGTADAVRGTAFTADTAVPLGSVTKTYTAATVMLLIDDEDLDLDEAVADVLPEFQDLPKVTVRHLLSHTAGLPTGLDSDTAAGMTASRYLSAVCTAEDALFDPGTDFSYSNAGYVAAGRLIEAVTGMTWHEAVRVLLLEPLDITPAFLGDSAPGRPTAGGHALNTATGAVRPAQQSLAPVEAPAGALLASAPDLLALGRTLIGRSAVLPSGTAALMRRPEDGTEAGALADAWGLGVALYQQDDRWWCGHDGNAQGTSCHLRAEPRSGVVVAFTGNAGGATALWRDLADQLTRLTGMRVPTAPARPDRGGPIAFPQCAGTYRNGTSEYRISLDSDGLPALSIDGDLSLPLICYPDLSCDLVDPATGHREPGGHFHRDPVDGSVDRVQISGRTARRVGTS; via the coding sequence TTGCAGGACACCCTTGACGCCCTCGCGCGAACCCGCCGTGTGCCCGGCGCCCATCTGGCCGTCGACACCGGGACGGAGATCGTCAGCGTGCACACCGGCACGGCCGACGCCGTCCGAGGCACCGCCTTCACGGCCGATACGGCCGTGCCGCTGGGCAGCGTCACCAAGACGTACACGGCCGCCACTGTCATGCTCCTGATCGACGATGAGGATCTCGATCTGGACGAGGCCGTCGCCGACGTCCTGCCGGAATTCCAGGACTTACCCAAGGTGACCGTGCGTCACCTCCTCTCCCACACGGCCGGCCTCCCCACCGGCCTCGACTCGGACACCGCGGCAGGCATGACCGCCTCCCGCTATCTCTCGGCGGTCTGCACCGCCGAGGACGCGCTGTTCGACCCCGGGACGGACTTCTCCTACTCCAACGCCGGTTACGTGGCGGCGGGGCGGCTGATCGAAGCCGTGACGGGCATGACATGGCACGAAGCCGTCCGCGTCCTGTTGCTGGAACCGCTGGACATCACGCCCGCCTTCCTCGGCGACAGCGCCCCCGGCCGGCCGACCGCCGGCGGACACGCGCTGAACACGGCGACGGGCGCCGTGCGGCCGGCCCAGCAGAGCCTGGCCCCCGTCGAGGCGCCGGCCGGCGCTCTCCTGGCGAGCGCCCCGGATCTGCTGGCCCTGGGCAGAACCCTGATCGGCCGGTCGGCTGTCCTCCCGTCCGGTACCGCCGCGCTGATGCGGCGCCCCGAGGACGGCACCGAAGCCGGTGCCCTGGCGGACGCCTGGGGCCTGGGCGTGGCCCTCTACCAACAGGACGACCGCTGGTGGTGCGGTCATGACGGCAACGCCCAGGGCACCTCCTGCCATCTGCGCGCCGAGCCGCGCAGCGGCGTCGTGGTCGCCTTCACCGGCAACGCCGGCGGCGCCACCGCCCTGTGGCGAGATCTGGCCGACCAGCTCACCCGGCTCACCGGCATGCGAGTGCCGACGGCTCCCGCGCGCCCGGACCGGGGCGGTCCCATCGCCTTCCCCCAGTGTGCGGGGACCTATCGCAACGGGACGAGCGAGTACCGGATCAGCCTCGACAGCGACGGCCTTCCCGCGCTGTCCATCGACGGCGACCTGTCACTGCCCCTGATCTGTTACCCCGACCTGAGCTGCGATCTGGTCGACCCGGCCACCGGCCACCGGGAACCCGGCGGACACTTCCACCGTGATCCCGTCGACGGAAGCGTCGACCGCGTACAGATCTCCGGCCGTACGGCCCGCCGCGTCGGCACCAGCTGA